Proteins from a single region of Mytilus trossulus isolate FHL-02 chromosome 2, PNRI_Mtr1.1.1.hap1, whole genome shotgun sequence:
- the LOC134705324 gene encoding uncharacterized protein LOC134705324: MTDYLPSAIVTFMFVVLIPWGVDVWILSDTIITTVFGLTMIFSPKHFLSRQTKGELDDVHLHMYRMCGIMLLSSTMFAWLARKSKDQNIKSAILWGRVVGVSLYVMARVHGYFQVSKSIKWNKQALLFGIYGDCLWLLGNFVYSLKVTDLGKVTTTLSKADFYLKSDFVQCFLFGISFFVMPRLMLGFQTTKTLNHLHCTLIRMMAAFVFNTGIIAWKSLQFSENIDKIWHFVSRVMGTSGLITAQIYAQFTTSSWTLWHIYFGMFGMSLWSANASFGYFNLKNILDKHTNNGYQKQTSKQE, encoded by the exons ATGACAGATTATTTACCGTCAGCAATAGTAACCTTTATGTTTGTGGTATTGATTCCATGGGGTGTTGATGTTTGGATATTGTCAGACACAATCATTACAACGGTTTTCGGTTTAACGATGATCTTTTCCCCAAAACATTTCCTAAGCCGGCAG ACAAAAGGCGAGTTAGATGATGTCCATCTACACATGTACAGAATGTGTGGTATTATGCTTCTCAGTAGTACTATGTTTGCTTGGCTAGCAAGGAAgtcaaaagaccaaaacattAAAAGTGCTATACTGTGGGGGAGGGTTGTG GGAGTGTCGCTGTATGTTATGGCAAGAGTCCATGGTTATTTTCAAGTTTCAAAATCTATTAAATGGAATAAACAG GCTCTTCTGTTTGGTATCTATGGCGACTGTTTATGGTTGCTTGGAAACTTTGTTTACTCATTGAAAGTTACAGATTTGGGAAAGGTGACCACCACTTTATCTAAAGCTGATTTTTATCTGAAGTCTGACTTTGtacaatgttttttgtttggcATTAGTTTCTTTGTTATGCCAAGGTTAATGCTTGGATTTCAG ACTACAAAGACCCTGAATCATCTACATTGTACATTGATTAGAATGATGGCTGCATTTGTGTTCAATACAGGAATAATTGCTTGGAAAAGTTTACagttttcagaaaatattgataaaatttggcATTTTGTGTCAAGGGTTATG GGAACTAGTGGACTTATAACAGCACAGATCTATGCACAGTTTACAACATCATCATGGACTTTGTGGCATATTTACTTTGGCATGTTTGGAATGTCCTTATGGTCAGCAAATGCTTCCTTTGGCTATTTTAACCTGAAAAACATATTGgataaacatacaaataatgGATATCAGAAACAAACATCGAAACAggaataa